One window of the Peptacetobacter hiranonis genome contains the following:
- the fusA gene encoding elongation factor G — MAREFSLENTRNIGIMAHIDAGKTTTTERILFYTGKTHKIGETHEGASQMDWMEQEAERGITITSAATTVTWKGNRINVIDTPGHVDFTVEVERSLRVLDGAVAVFCAKGGVEPQSENVWRQAETYGVPRIAFINKMDILGADFYNAVEMMKTRLSANAVVLQLPIGKEDDFVGIVDLLNMDAIIYKDDKGVEMEETEIPEDMKEMAQEWREKMVEAVAETDEELMMKYLEGEEISVEELKTAIRKATIACEMNPVFCGTAYRNKGVQPLIDAIVDYLPAPTDIPSIKGILEDGEESERHASDEEPFSALAFKIMTDPFVGKLAFFRVYSGTLTSGSYVLNATKNKRERIGRILQMHANTRTEITEVYAGDIAAAVGLKDTTTGDTLCDPAAPIILESMEFPEPVISVAIEPASKAAQEKMGIALQKLAEEDPTFTVRTDEETGQTIISGMGELHLDIIVDRLLREFKVEAKVGNPQVAYRETITQPVDVEYKYQKQSGGRGQYGHVKIRVNPTEPGEGYKFENKTVGGSVPKEYVGPTDMGIQGAMQSGIVAGYPVVDVAVELYDGSYHEVDSSEMAFKMAGSMAFKKAMQQGNAVLLEPYFKVEVVTPEDYMGDVMGDLNSRRGLIQGMEARSGAQVINAFVPMSEMFGYSTDLRSMTQGRATYTMIFDHYEQVPASVAKKIVDGK, encoded by the coding sequence ATGGCTAGAGAGTTTTCACTAGAAAATACTAGAAATATCGGGATAATGGCCCATATAGATGCAGGAAAAACTACTACTACAGAAAGAATTCTTTTCTATACAGGTAAAACTCATAAAATAGGAGAAACTCATGAAGGGGCTTCTCAGATGGACTGGATGGAACAGGAAGCAGAAAGAGGTATAACAATAACTTCAGCTGCTACAACTGTTACATGGAAAGGTAATAGAATAAACGTTATAGATACTCCAGGTCACGTCGACTTCACAGTTGAAGTTGAAAGATCTCTAAGAGTTCTTGACGGTGCTGTTGCTGTATTCTGTGCTAAAGGTGGGGTTGAACCTCAGTCTGAAAATGTATGGAGACAGGCAGAAACTTACGGAGTACCAAGAATAGCATTCATAAACAAAATGGATATACTTGGTGCAGACTTCTACAATGCAGTAGAAATGATGAAAACAAGATTAAGTGCAAACGCTGTTGTTCTTCAGTTACCAATAGGTAAAGAAGATGACTTTGTTGGTATAGTTGATCTATTAAACATGGACGCTATAATATACAAAGACGACAAAGGTGTTGAAATGGAAGAAACTGAAATACCAGAAGATATGAAAGAAATGGCTCAGGAATGGAGAGAAAAAATGGTTGAAGCAGTAGCTGAAACTGACGAAGAGCTAATGATGAAATATCTTGAAGGTGAAGAAATATCAGTTGAAGAATTAAAAACTGCTATAAGAAAAGCTACAATAGCTTGTGAAATGAACCCAGTATTCTGTGGTACTGCTTACAGAAACAAAGGTGTTCAGCCTCTTATAGATGCTATAGTAGATTATTTACCAGCTCCAACTGATATACCATCAATAAAAGGTATATTAGAAGACGGAGAAGAATCTGAAAGACATGCATCTGACGAAGAACCATTCTCAGCATTAGCATTCAAAATAATGACTGACCCATTCGTTGGTAAATTAGCATTCTTCAGAGTTTACTCTGGTACTCTTACTTCTGGTTCATATGTATTAAATGCAACTAAGAATAAAAGAGAAAGAATAGGACGTATACTTCAGATGCACGCTAATACAAGAACTGAAATAACTGAAGTTTACGCTGGAGATATAGCTGCAGCAGTTGGTCTTAAAGATACAACTACTGGTGATACACTTTGTGATCCAGCAGCTCCAATAATACTTGAATCAATGGAATTCCCAGAACCAGTTATATCTGTTGCTATAGAACCAGCTTCTAAAGCAGCTCAGGAAAAAATGGGTATAGCTCTTCAGAAACTTGCTGAAGAAGACCCTACTTTCACAGTTAGAACTGATGAAGAAACTGGACAGACTATAATATCAGGAATGGGTGAATTACACCTTGATATAATAGTTGACAGACTTCTAAGAGAATTCAAAGTTGAAGCTAAAGTTGGTAACCCTCAGGTTGCTTACAGAGAAACAATAACTCAGCCAGTTGACGTTGAATACAAATATCAGAAACAGTCAGGTGGTAGAGGACAGTACGGTCACGTTAAGATCAGAGTTAACCCTACTGAACCAGGTGAAGGATATAAATTCGAAAACAAAACTGTTGGTGGATCAGTTCCTAAAGAATACGTTGGTCCAACTGACATGGGTATACAGGGAGCTATGCAGTCTGGTATAGTTGCTGGTTATCCAGTTGTTGACGTTGCTGTTGAATTATACGATGGTTCTTACCATGAAGTCGATTCATCAGAAATGGCCTTCAAAATGGCTGGTTCTATGGCGTTCAAAAAAGCTATGCAGCAGGGTAACGCAGTATTACTAGAACCATACTTCAAAGTTGAAGTTGTTACTCCAGAAGATTACATGGGTGACGTTATGGGTGACTTAAACTCAAGAAGAGGTCTTATACAGGGAATGGAAGCTAGATCAGGTGCTCAGGTTATAAACGCATTTGTTCCAATGTCTGAAATGTTCGGATACTCAACTGACCTAAGATCTATGACTCAGGGTCGTGCAACATACACAATGATATTTGACCACTACGAACAGGTTCCAGCATCAGTTGCTAAGAAAATAGTAGATGGTAAATAA
- the rplC gene encoding 50S ribosomal protein L3: protein MKGILGKKVGMTQIFTEEGVVIPVTVVEVGPVVVTQVKTIENDGYNAIQVGFEDAKEKSLNKPAKGHLAAANVLKKHLKEFRVENAAEYTVGQEIKADIFEAGAKIDVTGISKGKGFQGPIKRHGQSRGPETHGSRYHRRPGSMGACSYPGRVFKNKKLAGHMGSVKVTIQNLDLVRVDAEKNLMLVKGAIPGAKGSVVTIKEAVKASK from the coding sequence ATGAAAGGAATATTAGGGAAAAAAGTTGGTATGACTCAGATATTCACTGAAGAAGGTGTGGTTATACCAGTTACAGTAGTAGAAGTTGGACCAGTTGTTGTAACTCAGGTTAAAACAATAGAAAATGATGGATACAACGCAATACAGGTTGGTTTTGAAGATGCTAAAGAAAAATCATTAAACAAACCAGCTAAAGGACATTTAGCAGCAGCTAATGTACTTAAAAAACACTTAAAAGAATTCAGAGTAGAAAATGCTGCAGAATATACAGTTGGACAGGAAATAAAAGCTGATATATTCGAAGCAGGTGCAAAAATAGATGTTACTGGAATATCTAAAGGTAAAGGATTCCAGGGACCAATAAAAAGACACGGACAGTCAAGAGGACCAGAAACTCACGGTTCTAGATACCACAGAAGACCAGGTTCAATGGGAGCTTGTTCTTATCCAGGTAGAGTTTTCAAAAACAAAAAACTTGCAGGACACATGGGTAGCGTAAAAGTTACTATACAGAATTTAGATTTAGTAAGAGTAGATGCTGAAAAAAATCTTATGTTAGTTAAAGGTGCTATACCAGGAGCTAAAGGTTCAGTAGTAACAATAAAAGAAGCAGTTAAGGCTTCTAAATAA
- the rpsL gene encoding 30S ribosomal protein S12 has protein sequence MPTINQLVRKSRKDILKKSTAPALQKGYNSLNKKTTDASSPQKRGVCTSVKTVTPKKPNSALRKVARVRLTNGIEVSAYIPGEGHNLQEHSVVLIRGGRVKDLPGVRYHILRGTLDTAGVDKRRQSRSKYGAKRPKDKK, from the coding sequence ATGCCAACAATTAACCAATTAGTTCGTAAAAGTAGAAAAGACATACTAAAAAAATCTACTGCTCCAGCACTACAGAAGGGGTATAACTCATTAAACAAAAAAACAACTGACGCAAGTTCTCCACAGAAAAGAGGAGTTTGTACTTCAGTTAAAACAGTTACTCCTAAAAAACCAAACTCAGCTTTAAGAAAAGTTGCCAGAGTTAGATTAACAAACGGTATAGAAGTATCTGCTTATATACCAGGTGAAGGACACAACTTACAGGAACACTCTGTTGTTCTTATAAGAGGTGGTAGAGTAAAAGACTTACCAGGGGTTAGATACCACATACTAAGAGGTACATTAGATACTGCTGGTGTAGACAAAAGAAGACAGTCTAGATCAAAATACGGTGCTAAGAGACCTAAAGACAAAAAATAA
- the tuf gene encoding elongation factor Tu, whose amino-acid sequence MAKAKFERSKPHVNIGTIGHVDHGKTTLTAAITKTLFDRYHLGEAVDFANIDKAPEERERGITISTAHVEYETPNRHYAHVDCPGHADYVKNMITGAAQMDGAILVVSATDGPMPQTREHILLSRQVGVPYIVVFLNKCDMVDDEELLELVEMEVRELLNEYDFPGDDTPIVRGSALKALEDPSSEWGDKIVEFFEMIDEYIPAPERDVDKDFLMPVEDVFSITGRGTVATGRVERGVLKVQDEVELVGLAEAPRKVVVTGVEMFRKLLDQAEAGDNIGALLRGVQRNEIERGQVLAKPGTVNAHTKFTAEIYVLKKEEGGRHTPFFDGYRPQFYFRTTDVTGACKLPEGTEMVMPGDNVTIEVDLINSICVEEGLRFAIREGGRTVASGVVASIIE is encoded by the coding sequence ATGGCTAAAGCTAAATTTGAAAGAAGTAAACCTCATGTTAATATAGGTACTATAGGACACGTTGACCACGGTAAAACTACATTAACAGCAGCAATAACAAAAACATTATTCGACAGATATCACTTAGGAGAAGCAGTAGATTTCGCTAACATAGATAAAGCTCCAGAAGAAAGAGAAAGAGGAATCACAATATCAACTGCACACGTTGAATATGAAACTCCAAACAGACATTACGCACACGTTGACTGCCCAGGACATGCTGACTACGTTAAAAACATGATAACTGGTGCTGCACAGATGGATGGTGCTATATTAGTTGTATCAGCAACTGATGGACCAATGCCACAGACAAGAGAACATATACTATTATCAAGACAGGTTGGTGTACCTTACATAGTTGTATTCTTAAACAAATGTGATATGGTAGACGATGAAGAACTTCTTGAATTAGTTGAAATGGAAGTAAGAGAATTATTAAACGAATATGATTTCCCAGGAGATGATACTCCAATAGTAAGAGGATCTGCATTAAAAGCATTAGAAGATCCATCAAGCGAATGGGGAGATAAAATAGTAGAATTCTTCGAAATGATAGATGAATACATACCAGCTCCAGAAAGAGATGTTGATAAAGACTTCTTAATGCCAGTAGAAGACGTATTCTCTATAACAGGTAGAGGAACAGTTGCAACAGGTAGGGTTGAAAGAGGAGTACTAAAAGTACAGGACGAAGTTGAACTAGTAGGATTAGCAGAAGCTCCAAGAAAAGTAGTAGTAACAGGAGTAGAAATGTTCAGAAAATTACTAGATCAGGCAGAAGCTGGAGATAACATAGGAGCATTATTAAGAGGTGTTCAGAGAAATGAAATAGAAAGAGGACAGGTTCTTGCAAAACCAGGAACAGTTAATGCTCATACAAAATTCACAGCAGAAATATACGTTCTTAAAAAAGAAGAAGGTGGAAGACATACTCCATTCTTCGATGGATACAGACCACAGTTCTACTTCAGAACAACAGACGTAACAGGAGCTTGTAAATTACCAGAAGGAACAGAAATGGTAATGCCTGGAGATAACGTAACAATAGAAGTTGACTTAATAAACTCTATATGTGTTGAAGAAGGATTAAGATTCGCAATAAGAGAAGGTGGAAGAACTGTAGCATCTGGTGTAGTTGCATCAATAATAGAATAA
- the rpsG gene encoding 30S ribosomal protein S7 — protein sequence MPRKGNVPKREVLPDPMYGSKVVTKLINNLMLDGKRGKSQKIVYDAFDLIAERTGEDALEVFEKAMENIMPVLEVKARRVGGANYQVPIEVRPDRRQTLGLRWLVRYTRARGEKGMVEKLAKEIMDAANNTGASVKKKEDTHKMAEANKAFAHYRW from the coding sequence ATGCCAAGAAAAGGTAACGTTCCAAAAAGAGAAGTATTACCAGATCCAATGTACGGAAGTAAGGTAGTTACTAAATTAATAAACAATTTAATGTTAGACGGAAAAAGAGGAAAATCTCAGAAAATAGTATACGATGCATTTGATTTAATAGCTGAAAGAACAGGAGAAGACGCTTTAGAAGTTTTCGAAAAAGCTATGGAAAACATAATGCCAGTATTAGAAGTAAAAGCTAGAAGAGTTGGTGGGGCAAACTACCAGGTTCCAATAGAAGTTAGACCAGACAGAAGACAGACATTAGGTCTTAGATGGTTAGTAAGATACACTAGAGCTCGTGGAGAAAAAGGAATGGTTGAAAAGCTAGCTAAAGAAATAATGGACGCAGCTAACAACACAGGAGCTTCAGTTAAGAAAAAAGAAGATACTCATAAAATGGCAGAAGCTAATAAAGCATTTGCTCACTACAGATGGTAG
- the rplD gene encoding 50S ribosomal protein L4: MPKINVMNINGQNVGEIELCDSIFNVEVNEHVLYEAVKCQLANRRQGTQSAKTRAEVRGGGRKPWKQKGTGRARQGSTRSVQWVGGGVAFAPKPRSYKYTLPKKVRRLAMKCALSSKVQNNEIIVLDALTMDAPKTKEFVAILNNIKASRKALVVTAEKNENVIKSARNIEGVQTALVNTLNVYDILNHDTFVITTDAVKKVEEVYA, from the coding sequence ATGCCAAAGATAAATGTTATGAATATTAACGGACAGAATGTTGGTGAAATAGAATTATGTGATTCTATATTCAACGTTGAAGTTAACGAACATGTGCTTTACGAAGCAGTTAAATGTCAGTTAGCAAATAGAAGACAGGGTACTCAGTCAGCTAAAACTAGAGCAGAAGTTAGAGGCGGCGGAAGAAAACCTTGGAAACAGAAAGGTACAGGAAGAGCTAGACAGGGTTCTACTAGATCTGTACAGTGGGTAGGTGGAGGAGTTGCCTTCGCACCAAAACCAAGAAGCTACAAATACACATTACCTAAAAAAGTTAGAAGATTAGCTATGAAATGTGCTTTATCTTCAAAAGTTCAGAACAACGAAATAATAGTATTAGATGCATTAACAATGGATGCTCCTAAAACTAAAGAATTCGTAGCTATATTAAACAACATAAAAGCTTCAAGAAAAGCTCTAGTTGTTACAGCTGAAAAGAACGAAAACGTAATAAAATCAGCAAGAAACATAGAAGGTGTTCAGACTGCATTAGTTAACACTTTAAATGTATACGATATATTAAATCATGACACATTTGTAATAACTACAGATGCTGTTAAGAAAGTGGAGGAGGTGTACGCATAA
- the rpsJ gene encoding 30S ribosomal protein S10 yields MAKNEKIRIRLKSYDHKLLDFSAGKIVETAKKAGSQVSGPVPLPTEKKIVTILRAVHKYKDSREQFEIRTHKRLIDIANPTQKTVDSLMRLDLPAGVDIEIKL; encoded by the coding sequence ATGGCTAAAAATGAAAAAATAAGAATAAGATTAAAATCATATGATCACAAATTATTAGATTTTTCTGCTGGAAAAATAGTAGAAACTGCTAAAAAAGCTGGTTCTCAGGTTTCAGGTCCTGTGCCACTACCAACAGAAAAGAAAATAGTTACTATATTAAGAGCTGTTCATAAATACAAAGATTCTAGAGAACAGTTCGAAATAAGAACTCACAAAAGACTTATAGATATAGCTAACCCAACACAGAAAACAGTTGATTCTCTAATGAGATTAGATTTACCAGCTGGTGTTGATATAGAAATAAAATTATAA